In Pontimonas salivibrio, the sequence GGGTCCGATCGTTGCGCCCGAGGTGCCCTTCGCGGGGGAGAGCCAACCGGTCACTGCCCGGACAGACCCCGGGTTTGTCGAGCAAATCCCGCTTCTCATGGTGGGTGGGGGAGTCGCGCTGGTGGTGTTGCTCGCAATCGGTGCCGGCTTCTCGGTACTGCATGCCCGCAACAAGCCACTAGATTAGGACAGTAACGCCCCTTCGTCGGAGAGTTTTTATTGTGTCTAACATTGTGATCATCGGTGGCGGATATGCCGGTTTCTATGCCGCATTCAAGCTTGAGCGCCAGCTTCGAAAGAATGAAGCGTCGGTCACCCTCATTGACCCCTTGCCCTACATGACCTACCAGCCGTTCTTGCCTGAAGTGGCGGCAGGTTCTATTGAGGCCCGTCACGTTGTGGTGCCCCACCGCCGTCACCTGAAGCGCACCCGAGTGATTACCGCCCGGGTCACTGGAATTGACCACGCCAATAAACAGGTCACTGTGACCCCCGAATTTGGCGACCCCTTCACTGTGGACTACGACCACGTTGTGGTCACTGCGGGCGCGGTCACCAGAACATTCCCCATCCCCGGTGTTGCGGATGTCGCCATTGGCATGAAAACCGTCGAAGAGGCGGTTGCCGTGCGTGACCGGCTCATCGACAACATGAACATTGCCGCTCACATGCCCCCAGGGCCAGAGCGAGACCGCCTCCTCACCGTTGTGGTGGTCGGTGGTGGCTTTGCCGGAATCGAAACGTTTGCCGAATTGCGTGGTTTGGTCAGTGACCTCCTCCGGAGGTTCCCTGAGCTCACCATCTCGGATACCCATTTCCACCTCATCGAGGCGATGGATCGAATCATGCCCGAGGTGTCGTTGAAGACCAGCCACTGGGTGATTAAGAATCTTGAAAAGCGCGAAGCGCACATCCACCTCAACACCCAGCTGGTCAGCGCGGTGGACGGTCGTATTGAACTCTCGACCGGCGAGTCGCTGGAAACCAACCTGGTGGTGTGGACTGCGGGGGTAAAAGCCCAGTCGATGCTCGGTGGCTCCGGTGTTCCCCTCGAAGAACGCGGTCGGGTGCGTGCGCAAGCAGACCTGCGGGTTATTGACGACAACGGTGTTGTGGAGGGTATGTGGACCTCCGGTGATGTGGCGGCTGTGCCCGATCTGAGTGGTGGTGGTGTCGGTGGATACTGTGTCCCGAACGCCCAGCACGCCGTGCGCCAGGGCAAGCACCTGGCGAAAAACCTCACGGCTGTCCTGCGTGGCGAAGAACCCAAAGACTATTTCC encodes:
- a CDS encoding NAD(P)/FAD-dependent oxidoreductase is translated as MSNIVIIGGGYAGFYAAFKLERQLRKNEASVTLIDPLPYMTYQPFLPEVAAGSIEARHVVVPHRRHLKRTRVITARVTGIDHANKQVTVTPEFGDPFTVDYDHVVVTAGAVTRTFPIPGVADVAIGMKTVEEAVAVRDRLIDNMNIAAHMPPGPERDRLLTVVVVGGGFAGIETFAELRGLVSDLLRRFPELTISDTHFHLIEAMDRIMPEVSLKTSHWVIKNLEKREAHIHLNTQLVSAVDGRIELSTGESLETNLVVWTAGVKAQSMLGGSGVPLEERGRVRAQADLRVIDDNGVVEGMWTSGDVAAVPDLSGGGVGGYCVPNAQHAVRQGKHLAKNLTAVLRGEEPKDYFHKNLGAVAGLGVGVGVLQVGNFALTGFLGFLAHRGYHGLAMPMWERKVRVVSDWLLQLFWGRDVASIRAVQKPREFFEEFAARPSPAAEATAKKRASKAKVSAN